Proteins co-encoded in one Nothobranchius furzeri strain GRZ-AD chromosome 4, NfurGRZ-RIMD1, whole genome shotgun sequence genomic window:
- the si:ch73-62b13.1 gene encoding carbohydrate sulfotransferase 1, producing MREGCRARGGGRMECSWKTVLLLVCASLGVQYTAIRTLRDSLSGPCRGAYRCRSRHHGDSRWAALCDDSWMPFEFPQKHILLFATTRSGSSFTGQLLNHHPGVFYVFEPLYHVQQAFTNSSSWLRRLDRRTLLGAHRDLLLNLYTCDLHFMENYIRPETQDHITSSLFRRSSSHALCSPPVCLEGADTAAFEPPDETWCPKKCGPLNLTLASMSCLSRGHVAIKTVRIPEVGDLRMLTEDPRLDLKIIHLVRDPRAILTSRIMAFSDQFRAWKIWNATGRQPRYVDLSQITSTCNDMAASVETSLQRPAWLQGRYLLVRYEDLAHNPEAKATEIYRFVGLEMEDRVRMWIVKNTNSNVSTSSEWNYKFSTTRDSKVTAESWRLRLSFDIVRTVQSLCNDTLALLGYRQVHSAAELRNLSHSLVEHRIFQPVT from the exons ATG CGTGAAGGATGTAGAGCCAGAGGTGGAGGCAGGATGGAGTGCTCCTGGAAGACGGTTCTGCTGCTGGTGTGTGCGTCTCTAGGGGTCCAGTACACAGCCATCCGAACCCTGAGGGACTCACTGTCTGGACCCTGTCGGGGAGCCTACCGCTGCCGCAGCAGACACCATGGAG ACTCCAGATGGGCGGCGTTGTGCGATGACAGCTGGATGCCCTTTGAGTTCCCTCAAAAGCACATTCTCCTGTTTGCCACCACGCGCAGCGGCTCCTCCTTCACCGGGCAGCTCCTCAACCATCATCCTGGGGTCTTCTACGTGTTTGAGCCTCTCTACCACGTCCAGCAAGCTTTCACCAACTCCAGCAGCTGGCTGCGCCGCTTAGACCGCCGGACCTTGCTAGGGGCTCACAGGGACCTTCTCCTGAACCTGTACACATGTGACCTCCACTTCATGGAGAACTACATCCGCCCTGAGACCCAGGACCACATCACGAGCTCCCTCTTCCGACGGAGCTCCAGCCACGCGCTGTGTTCACCTCCCGTGTGTTTGGAAGGAGCAGACACGGCAGCCTTCGAGCCGCCCGATGAAACCTGGTGTCCTAAAAAATGCGGGCCTCTGAACCTCACTCTTGCCTCTATGTCGTGTCTGTCACGAGGACACGTTGCCATAAAAACCGTGAGGATTCCTGAGGTGGGGGATCTGAGGATGCTGACAGAAGATCCACGTCTGGATCTGAAAATCATTCACTTGGTGAGGGATCCAAGAGCCATCCTCACGTCACGAATAATGGCGTTTTCGGACCAGTTTCGTGCTTGGAAAATATGGAACGCAACCGGGCGGCAGCCTCGGTATGTGGACTTGTCGCAGATCACGAGCACCTGTAATGACATGGCGGCATCAGTAGAAACAAGCCTGCAGAGGCCAGCGTGGCTGCAGGGACGCTACCTTCTGGTGCGATACGAGGACCTGGCTCATAACCCAGAGGCCAAGGCCACTGAGATCTACAGGTTTGTCGGGCTGGAGATGGAAGACAGAGTCAGGATGTGGATAGTGAAGAACACAAACAGCAACGTGTCGACTTCGTCTGAGTGGAATTACAAATTCTCCACCACCAGAGACTCCAAAGTCACAGCAGAGAGCTGGAGGCTTCGTCTCAGTTTTGACATCGTGAGAACGGTTCAGAGTCTTTGTAACGACACTCTGGCCCTGCTGGGATACCGACAGGTTCACTCTGCTGCCGAACTCAGAAACTTGTCACATAGTTTGGTGGAGCACAGAATATTTCAACCTGTCACGTGA